DNA sequence from the Amycolatopsis sp. Hca4 genome:
GCACGGTGGGCGGGTCGGGGTGCAGAGCCGTCCGGGCCGGACGGAGTTCGAAATCACCTTCGCCGAGGCGCCCCCGCCGCAGTGATCACCCGGCCGTGAGCGATGCACAGCTGACACACAGCTTCGGCACAAGTTCACCACATGCGCCGCCGACACGGTGGCCGTCATGACGACCACGCTGCCGGCGCCCGCGCACGCCCAGCCCCAGCCGCCCGCTCCCGCCCGGGAAGCGCGGTGGGTCAAGCCTTCCGTGGCCGCCCTGCTGCTCGGGACCGGTCTGCTCTACCTGTGGGACCTGGCGAAGACCGGCTGGGGCAACGACTTCTACGCGATGGCCGTGCAGGCAGGCACCTGGAGCTGGAAGGCGCTGTTCTTCGGCTCGCTTGACCCCGGCAACGTCGTCACCGTCGACAAACCGCCCTTTTCCCTCTGGCTCATGGGGTTGTCCGGACGGCTCTTCGGCTTATCCAGCTGGAGCCTGCTCGTCCCCGACGCGCTCGCCGGCGTCGCCTCCGTCGGGCTGCTCTACCTCGCCGTGCGGCGGCTTTCCGGGCCCGGCGCCGGGTTGCTGGCCGGGGCCGGGCTCGCGCTGACGCCGGTCGCCGCGCTGATGTTCCGCTACGACAACCCCGACGCCTTCCTCGTCCTCCTGCTCGTCGCCGGTGGCTACTGCGTGGTGCGCGCGCTGGAGCACGCGAGCACGAAGTGGCTGGTGCTCGCCGGGGTCGCGATCGGCTTCGGCTTCCTCGACAAGATGCTGCAGGCCTTCCTCGTGCTGCCCGCCTTCGTGCTCGCCTACGCCGTCGCCGCGCCGACGTCGCTCGGGCGCCGGGTCGCCCAGCTGTGCGCCGCGGCGGGGGCGGTGGTCGTCTCCGCCGGGTGGTGGATCCTCGCCGTCGCGCTGTGGCCGGTCGCGGACCGGCCCTACATCAGCGGCTCGACCGACAACACCGTGCTGGAGCTGGCCTTCGGCTACAACGGTCTCGGCCGGATCTTCGGCGAAGGCCGCGGCGGGGGCGGCGCGCGGACGTTCACCCCGCCCGCCGGCATCGAGCTGCCCGCCGGTGGCCGGGGCGGCTTCGGTGGCTTCGGCGGCCAGGCCGGCCTGACGCGGTTGTTCGGCGGCGAGTTCGGCGGTGAGGCGTCGTGGCTGCTGCCGGCCGCGGTCATCGGGCTGGTGGCCGGCCTGTGGTTCACGCGCCGGGCGCCGCGCACCGACCGCACGCGGGCCGCGCTGCTGCTGTGGGGTGGCTGGCTGGTGGTCTCGGCGCTGGTGTTCAGCTACATGAGCGGCATCATCCACCCGTACTACACGGTCGCGCTGGCCCCCGGGGTCGCCGCGACGCTGGCGATCTCCGCACGCGAGCTCTGGCGCGGCCGGGCGAACTTCGCGGCGCGCGCGGTGCTCGCCGTCATGGTCGCGGTGACGGCGGTCTGGGCCTTCATCCTCCTTTCGCGGACGCCGGACTGGCAGCCGTGGATCCGCTACACGCTCCTGCTGGCCGGCGCCGCCACCGTCGCGGGCCTGCTCTTCGGCGCCGACCGCGTCCGGCGGCTCGGCCCGGTCGTGGCCGTGCTCGGCCTGTGCGCCGCGCTGCTCGGGACGGCGTCCTTCACGGTCGTCACGGCCGCGACCGCGCACTCCGGCGGCACGCCGTCGTCCGGGCCGGCCGCCGCGGGTGGCCGTGGCCCGCGTGGCGGCGGCTTCGGCGAGGGGCGGACCGACCCCGCCGTGATCGACCTGCTGAAGGGGACGACGACGAAGTGGGCCGCCGCGCAGAGCGGCGCGATGCAGTCGGCGGGCCTGGCACTGGCGAGCGGACGGCCGGTGCTGGCGATCGGCGGCTTCAGCGGCAGCGACCCGGCGCCGACGCTGCAGCAGTTCCGGCAGTACGTCGCCGACGGGGACATCCGCTACTACGTCGCCGGTGGCCGCGGCGGGTTCGGCGGCGGCCGCGGGACCGCCGCGGAAATCCAGGCCTGGGTCGAGCAGAACTTCGCGTCCAGCACGGTCGGAGGCACGACGGTTTACGACCTGACTAAATCTGTCGTTTGACAGAAATCAGGCCGACCCGGTCGGATTGTTGCGAGCGTGTTAACAGTCCAGAAAACAATCGGCGAATTCCGGGCGCGTACGGTATCGGCGGATGCGGACAGGTGTTCGAATTCCCGGAGCGTGGCCGGGTCATTCCGGACGCCCGTTCGGAGCCGTCATTTCGCTGTGGGTGATGATCTCGGTACGCCCCGCGATCGTGGTAACGACAGGGGACTTCGGGGCGTGCACTTGCACGCGCGGCGCGCACACGCACGGTGGAATATTGGCCGGTCGGCCGACAGAAAACCCGCTCGAATCACCGTCGAACGCCTCGATCCCGCTGGCTGACACGGGCGGCGGTCACTCGTTCGGAGGCCATAGGCGGACGTTGTGGGGATCTTGTGTCACTCGCTAGGCTCTCCGCCGGGAGAGGGACAGGGGTGGCTGATCCGGTGCTTTGAGTGCTGGGATTTCACTGGTGGTAGGCGCCCCCTGTCCGCGTTCTCTCGCGATGACCCGATCAGGTGCGGCGGAAGTGAGCAGCGATGACCGTGCGCGGTAGCGCAGCTCGAACAGATCGACCTCCCTGTCGTCACCACCCGTAGCCCCGAGCGCCGATCTTCCCCCTTTCGGTACAGCACCACTCCACTTCCCCCGCAACCTGGAGTTCGTTGTGATTTCCCGTCCCCGCCCCCGTCTGCTGACGGTGCTCCTGACCTTGCTGACCCTCGCGGGGGTCACCGCGCTCTCGGGGTGCAGTGACAGCTCCGCGTCCGGCAGCGGGAGCAAGATCACCATCGGCTTCAGTGCCTGGCCGGGCTGGTTCCCCTGGCAGGTGGCGCAGGAACAGGGCCTGTTCGCGAAGAACGGCGTCAACGTCGACCTGAAGTACTTCGACAACTACACCGACAGCATCAACGCGCTCTCCAGCGGGGCCATCGACGCCAACAGCCAGACCCTCAACGACACGCTGTCGTCGGTCTCCGGCGGCGCCAAGCTGTCGATCGTGCTGGTCAACGACAACTCCACCGGCAACGACAAGATCATCGCGCGGGACGGGATCACCAGCATCGCCGACCTCAAGGGCAAGAAGGTCGCGGTCGAGCAGGGCCTGGTCGACCACTACCTGCTGCTGCTGGCGCTGCAGTCGGCGAAGCTGACCGAAAAGGACATCCAGCTCGTCAACCTCCCGACCGACGCCGCGGCCGCCGCGTTCAAGAGCGGCCAGGTCGACGCGGTCGCCGCGTTCGCGCCGTTCACCTCGACCGCCCTCGAGCGCCCTGGCAGCCGCGCGATCTCTTCGTCGGCGGAGTTCCCCGGCGCGATCCCGGACCACCTCGTCACGTCGCAGAAGCTGGTCAAGGACCACCCGAAGGACGTGCAGGCGCTGGTCAACACCTGGTTCGAGACGCTGACCTGGATCAAGAACAACAAGGACGCGGCCGTCAAGATCATGGCCAAGCGCGGCGGTGTGTCCGAAGCGGACTACAAGACCTACGACGCCGGCACCACCATCTTCACGCGGCAGCAGAACATCGACGCGTTCACGCCGGGCGTCACCGCGCAGCACCTCGACTTCCAGGCGAACAAGATCATCGACTTCATCGTCGCCACCGGGCTCGCCCAGCAGCGGCCGTCGCTCGACGGGTTGTTCGAAGACCAGTTCGTGAAGGCCTCGCCCCAGTGACCGGTCCGACCCAGCGCACCACCCCGGCGAGCACAGCCGAGGCGCAGGCCGCCGAGGCGCAGGAAGCGGAACAGCGGCTCGCCGAACGGCAGGAGGCGGGCCGGGCGGCGCGCGGCGGGCGGCCGGACTGGTCGCCGCTGCCCCGCCGGGCCGGCCTGAAGCCGTCGGCTTCGCCGCTGTTCTCCTTGCGCACGCCCATTTCCGCGACGGCGCGCTGGACGCTGGCGGTGCTGTCGTTCGCGATCCCGCTGCTGGCGTGGATCGCGCTGAGCGTCAGCGGGTCCGTCGACTCGACGTTCCTGCCGTCCCCGGTCGCCGTGCTCAAGGCCGGCGCCGACATGGCGGGCACCGGTGAGCTCTTCGACGACCTCGGGACCACCACCCTGCGGGTGCTCGAAGGCTTCGGGCTCGCCGTGGTCGTCTCGGTGCCGCTCGGGATCCTGATGGGCACCTTCACCGCCGGGCAGGCGTTCTTCGAGCCGCTGATCGGGCTGCTGCGCTACCTGCCGGCGAGCGCGTTCATCCCGCTGCTGATCATCTGGCTCGGCCTCGGCGAGCCGTCGAAGATCGCCATCCTCTTCATCGGCACGGTGTTCTTCAACACGCTGATGACCGCCGACGTCGTCCGCGGCGTCCCGGACTCGCTCATCGACGTCTCCTACACCCTCGGCGCGCGCCGGGGCGAGGTGCTGCGCAAGATCGTCGTGCCGCACTCGCTGCCGGGCATGATCGACGCGATCCGGGTCAACGCCGCGGCGGCGTGGAACTTCGTGGTCGTCGCCGAGCTGATCAACTCCCAGGCCGGCCTCGGGTACCGGATCGTGCGCGCGCAGCGGTTCCTGCAGACCGACAAGATCTTCGCGGTGCTCGTGGTCATCGGGATCGCCGGGCTCCTCATCGACGTCCTGCTGCGCCTGCTGCGCACGCGGGTCGGGAAGTGGGCGGCATGACGCTGGAACTGCGGAACGTCGCCAAGGACTACACCGTCCGCGGCCGGGTCACCCGCGCCCTCGACGGCGTCGACCTCGAAGTCCGGCGCGGCGAGTTCGTCTGCGTCGTCGGCGCGAGCGGCTCCGGCAAGTCGACGCTGCTGTCGCTGGTGGCCGGGCTCAGCCGGCCGACCGAGGGCGAGATCGTGCTCGACGGCGTGCCGGTGACCGGGCCGGGGCCGGACCGCGGGCTGGTCTTCCAGGCCGGCGCGCTCTACCCGTGGCGCAACGTGGAGAAGAACGTCGCGTTCGGACTCGAACTGCTCTCGCTCGACCCGGCCGAGCGCGCCGAGCGGGTGGACTGGTACCTCGCCGAAACCGGGCTCGACGCCGTGCGCAAGTCGCTGCCGAGGCAGCTCTCCGGCGGCCAGAAGCAACGCGTCGCGATCGCGCGCGCCCTGGCCTGCGAACCGGAAGTCCTGCTGCTGGACGAACCCTTCGGGGCGCTGGACGTCCAGACCAAAGAGGACATGCAGGTGCTCATCCGCCAGGTGTGGGCCGACACCGGCACCACGGTGCTGATGGTGACCCACGACGTCGAGGAAGCGGTGTTCCTCGGCGGCCGGGTGGTGGTGCTCGCCTCCGACCCGGGCCGGATCGCCGCGGACGTCGAGGTGGCGCTGCCCGCCGAACGCGACCTGGCGGTGAAGCGCGAGCCGCAGTTCCTCGAGCTGCGCGCCCGGATCGAGGACCTGGTCCGGGAGCAGCACCGGGGCCACGTGAGCCGGGTGGCCGCGGTCGAGTGAGAACGGAAGACGGGAAGGTGGCGGGATGAGACACGGCAGGCCGACCGCGAAACGGGCCGGCGGCGGAGGTTTTCTCGCCCGGCTCGGTATTCGCGGCAAGCTGAACCTGCTGCTCCTGCCCCCGCTGATCGCGGTGGTACTGGTGTCGGTGCCGTTCGTGCTGACCCAGGCGAACAGCGCCGGGGCGGCGGCGCAGTCGGCCGCCGTGGCGCGGCACGCGCAGCAGCTCGGCGGCCTGATGTGGCAGCTGCAGCGCGAGCGGCTGCTGACCGGTGCGTACGTGGCGACACCGTCGGCGAGCCCCGACCAGGTGCTCCAGCAGCAGAAGGTGGTCGACGCGACGGTCGCCGAGGTCCGCGGCGCACTGGGCGACGACGCGCCCGACGAGCTCTCCGCGGCGCTGACCCGGATCGGCTCGCTCGCCGAGCTGCGGCAGAACGCCATCCGCCGCGGTGTCGCGCTCGACAGCGTCGCCCGCACCTACAACGCCGTGGTCGACGCGGTGATCGACTCCCTGCGCCTGGTCCCGCAGCTGACCGATGACGCCGAGGGCGCGCGCGAGCTGACCGCGCTGGACGCGCTGCTGCGCGCGAACGAGGAGAACTCGCTGCGCGCGATGGCCCTCATCGTGACGGCGGTGTCGCCGGAGGCCGGCCGGTCCATCCTGGACGACGCGACCCAGCAGGCGCCGATCTTCGTCGACCGGTTCGTCAAGCAGGGCGACGACGGTGACGACGCCCAGCGGTCCGCCCAGGTCGTGCAGATCGAGCAGAGCGACGCCGGGCGGCGCGTCGACGAACTCGCCGCCGAGGTCGACAAGCCCCGTGACGCGGCCGGCACCACGCAGTACGTGGCGGACGTGCTCTCCGCCGCGGACGCCCACGCGGGCCAGCGGAAGCTCGTGCAGGAGCGGGCGATCAGCGAGATCTCCGACTCCGCGACCGGGCGTGCCGACAGCGCGACCCAGCTGGCCTGGACGGTCGGTCTCGGCGCCGGCGCGCTGTTCCTGCTGGTCGCCTTCCTCGCGGTCGCGGTGTCCCGCTCGATCGCCGGCCCGCTGCGCCAGCTGACCACCGCGGCGACCTCGGTCGCCGACCTCGCCGGCACCGAGCTCGTCCGCGTGACCGACACGGAAGAGGCCGAGGAGCAGGTCCCGCGCCTGGCCACCATCGACGTCGTCTCCGAAGACGAGCTCGGCAAGCTGGCCGCCGCGTTCAACCGGGTCCAGACCACCGCGGCCGAGCTGGTCGAACGCCAGGCGCTCACCCGGCGCAACACCAGCCTGATGTTCGCAAACGTCGCGAAGCGCACGCAGAACCTCGTCGGCCGCCAGCTGGCCCTGATCGACGAGGTCGAGCGCAACGAGCAGGACACCCGGCTGCTGGCCAGCCTGTACCGGCTCGACCACCTCTCCACCCGCCTGCGCCGCAACGCCGACAACCTGCTCGTGGTGTCCGGCACCCGCGACGAAACCCGGATCGCCGGCCCGATCGAGCTGTCGACGGCCCTGCGCTCGGCGCTCGCCGAGATCGAGGACTACCAGCGCGTCAAGCTCGGTGTCGTCGCGGAGATCCTGCTGTCGTCGGCCCTCGGCGCCGACCTGGTGCTCGTCTTCGCCGAGCTGCTGGAGAACGCGACGTCGTTCTCCCCGCCGGGCTCGATGGTCGAGGTGGACACCATGTTCCTCGCGGACGGCGCCTGCCTGGTGAGCATCGTCGACCACGGCATCGGCATGACCGCGGAGAAACTGGCCGAGGAGAACCAGCGGCTCGTCGAGCGCGAACGCCTGGAGCTCGCGCCGACCAGTGTGCTCGGCCTGTTCGTGGTCGGCCGGCTGGCGCGGCGCCACGAGCTGGGTGTCGAGCTGCTCGCGACGCCGACCACCGGCGGTGTGACCGCGCGGCTGACCATCCCGCCGTCGCTGTTCAGCCACCGCACCGAGCTGCGGCCGAAGAACGAGCCGGCGCCGGTGATCCCGGCGCAGGCGGTGTCGTCGCCGCTGCCGGCGGGGCGGCACGCCGCGCCGGCTCCCACGTTCACCTCGGACGAAAGCTTCCGGCCGCCGGTGCCCGAACCGGCCCGCGACCGGCCCGTCGAACTGCCGGCGCCGGCGATCCCGGCGCTGCTCGGCCCCGGCAACGGCTTCCGCTGGTTCCGCGAACTGGAACCGGTGTGGCCGGACGCCGAACCCGACGACCGGGCCGCCGAAGCCCCCGAGCCTGCGGTGGTGGCCGCGGCGGCGACGGAGGCGACTGAGGCGTTTTCGGAGAGCCGGGGCGGGCTGCGCCGCCGGGTCCGCGGCGCCCAGCTGCCCAGCCCGGGCACGTCCGCTCCGGTGTCCGACGACAGCAAGCCGCGGCACGACCCGGAAGCGACCAAAGCCGCGATGGACGGCTTCGCGAGCGCCTTCGCCAAGGCCGCCGAGGTCAGCACGCCGCCGACCGGCACCTTCGCGAAGGCGGCCGAGGTCAGCGCGCTGACGGCCGACCCGGCGCCCGCGTCGCCCACCGTCGTGACCGCACCCGTGTCACCTCTCCCGGTCCGCGTCCCCGTGGACGCTTCGCCGGTGGCCACGGCCCCGATCACGGCCGCCGCGCAGTCGCGCGACGGCCTGGTCCGCCGCGTCCCCGGTGCCCAGCTCGCCCCGGGCCTGCGCAAGCAGTCCGCGGGGCGGCCGCTCGCCCGCGCCGTCGTCAACCGCACCAAGCGGGACCCGGCGGCCGAACGAGCGGCGTTCGACGCGTTCTCCGCCGGTCTCGCGAAGGCGGAGGACATTACGGCAGACAGCCCGCCCCAAGGCGTGGTCGCCGGTCGTGTGATGGAACGAGGAGAAGAGAGCAGGAAATGAGCATCCCCGCACCTGGTGTCAGTGTCGAAGCCCAGAACTTCAACTGGCTGGTGAGCCGCTTCGCGCAGCACACCGCGGGCGCGATCGCCGCCATCGCGGTCTCGGCCGACGGCCTGCTGATCGCGATGTCGTCGGAGCTCGAGCGCTCCAACGCCGATCGCCTCGCCGCCATCTCCTCCGCCATGCTCGGCCTCGCACACGGCGTCTCGGAAAGCCACCCGCTCGGCTCCCCGGACAAGGTGATCATCGAACTCGAGCACGGCTACCTGCTCGTCTGCACGATCAGCATCGGCTGCTCGCTGGGCGTGCTGGCCAACAAGCAGGCCAGCCTCGGCACGATCGCCTACGAGATGGCGATGTTCGCCAACCGCGCCACCGAGGTCCTCACGCCCGGGCTCATCGAGGAGCTGAAGAACACCGTCGGAAGTTAGGGGGAGCGATGACCGAGGAGCCTTCGCTGCTGCGGCCGTACCTGATGACCTCGGGGCGGGCCCAGCCGGTCGACCAGAGCCTCGAGATCGAGGCCCAGGTCATGACGTCCCGCCTCGGTGCGGCGTCGCACCCGAAGCTCACGTTCGAACGCCAGGAAATCGTTTCCCTTTGCCGGAACACGATGTCGGTCGCCGAGGTGGCCGCCATGCTCGGCCTGCACATCGGTGTGGCCAGGGTGCTGGTGGCCGACCTCGCCGAACTGGGCTACGTCGTCGTCCGTCGGCCGGGCAACCACAACTCGCACGACCTCGGCATGATCGAAAGGGTCATTCGTGGACTCGAAGCCATTCACTGAACCGGGCGCCCGGCCGCCGGCCCCGGTCAAGATCGTCATCGCGGGCGGCTTCGGCGTCGGCAAGACGACGGCGGTGTCGTCGATCTCGGAGATCAAGCCGCTCACGACCGAGGCGGCGATCACCTCGGTGTCCGCGGACAACACCGGCCACGTCCCTTCCAAGACCACGACGACGGTCGCGCTGGACTTCGGCTGCATCACGATCGACGAAGAGGTCAAGCTGTACCTGTTCGGCACGCCGGGCCAGGACCGCTTCGGCTTCATGTGGCAGGACCTGGTCCACGGCGCACTGGGCGCACTGGTGATCGTGGACACCCGCCGCATGGACGACTGCTACCCGGCGGTCGACTACTTCGAGAACGCGGGCCTCCCGTTCGTGGTGGCGGTGAACATGTTCGACGGCTCGCTCGGCCACAACCTGGAGGACGTCCGGTGGGCGCTCGCGGTGAGCGACGACGTCCCGCTGATCACGTTCGACGCCCGGCAGAAGCTGTCGGTCCGGGACGCGCTGCTGGCGGTGCTGCACAACACGTTCAAGCGGGCGCGGGCCCAGGCTGGTGCGGGAGCCTGAGCAGCTTTCGGCAGGGTCTCCGGCGGCACCGGCGACCCTCCCACTACACTGATCCTCGGACCCCGCGCGGCGTCCACCCTGTGAACCTCCCCAGGGCCGGAAGGCAGCAAGGATAAGCAGGCTCTGGCGGGTGCGCGGGGTCCCCTTTTGTCTTCAGAACAGGCCCAGCACGTCGTCCGGGGGTTTCGGGGGCGGTGGGGCGTCCGCGTCCGTGATCGGGGCCGCCTTCCCGGCCAGCTTCCGCAGCTCCGCGCCGTGCACGCAGCGGGCCGGGAACGCCGCCGAGGCCGTTCGCTGGGCGATCTCCGCCGCCGGGAGGTTGCTCGCCGAGGCCGCCAGCACCAGGTTGCCGAAGCGGCGGCCGCGCAGCACTCCCGGGTCCGCCAGGAGCAGGACGTACGGGAACACCTCGAGCAGCGTGGCCAGGAAGCGGCGGGCGAACGGCAAGCCCGAGCCGTCCGTGATGTTCGCCAGGTAGACGCCCGGTCCGCGCAGGATGCCCGCGATCGCCCTCGTCGCCTCCAGGGTCGCCAGGCCGCCGGCCAGCGTCGCCCGCTGGAACGCGTCGACCACCACCAGGTCCGCCGAATCCTCGCGGCGCGTCGCCAGGCCTTCGCGGCCGTCCGTCACCCGGACGCGCACGCCCGGCACCCGCAGCCCCAGCTGTGCGCGGACCAGCTCGACCAGCTCGCCGTCGGCGTCGAACACCAGCTGCCGCGACCCCGGCCGGGACGCGGCGACGTACCGCGGCAGCGTGCAGGCCGCGCCGCCGACGTGCACCGCGTCCACGGGACCGGGCGGCAGCCGGTCCAGCACGTCCGCGAACCGGCGGACGTAGTCGAACTCCAGGTGGGCGGGGTCGTCGAGGTCGACGTACGACTGGGCGACGCCGTCCACCGACACCAGCCAGGCGTTGCCGCGGTCGGCGTCGCGGATCAGCTCCGCCGTGCCGAACCGCACCGGGTAGCGCCCGGGCACCGGCTCGGGCTTTCGCGTGCGGCTCACGGGATCCGAGGTTATCGGAAACATTCCGACCACCCCGGCGATAAGCAACCGGACGATCATCGATCGAGGGGGTTTCTCTTGCGGGCAAACGCAGTAATCGTTGCCGCCGCACTCGCGGCCGGGGCGTTCGCGACGCCGGCGGCCGCGGACGTGCTGCCCGATCGGGCGCAGGCCGTCTCATTCCTGGAGACCGGCGGTTCGGGTGTGGCGCGGGCCGCCGAAGCGGCGTTGCTCGGCTCGCCCGCCGACCTGCAGGCCTTCCTGGCCACCGGCCGCCGTCAGGCGCAGAACGACGACGAGCGGGTCCTCGTCACCCAGGCCATGACCAACGGCGGCCCGGTCACCAAGCGCACCGCCCAGCAGGCGCTCAGCGGCACCCAGGACGACGTCCGCGAGTACCTGGCGCACGGCCTGCCGCAGGCCCGGATCGCGGACGACCGGATCGCCGTCGGCCAGGCCATGAGCACCGGCGGGCCGACCGTCAACGCCCGGGCCCAGAAGGCGCTCGACGGCACCCCCGCCGACGTGCGGGCCTTCCTGGAGACCGGCCTGCAGCGGGCGAAGGACGTCGACGACCGGATCACGGTCAACCAGGCCATGGCCGACGGCGGCCCGGAGGTCAAGGCCGCCGCGCAGGCAGCGCTCGACGGCACGCCGGAGGACGTCCGGTACTTCTTGTCGCTGTGGTGGCAGGTCGCCACGAACTACGACGGCGAAGCCACCGCGGTCCGGCAGCGGCTCGACGAGGCCAAGGCGGCCAAGGCCGCCCACCGCACCCTGGAGGTGAAGGTCGCCGCGGGAACGGCCCGCCGGATCGCCGCCGACGCGCGGAAGGCGAACGCCGACCGGCTCGCCGCCCAGCAGGCCGAGAACCAGCGGAACGGCCAGGCCGCCGCGAGCGCCGAGGCGGCCGCGCAGCAGCAGGCGCGGGAGGCCGCGGCGCGCGCCGCGCAGGCCAAGACCGACAACGACAAGCTGCTGGCCGACGCGGCCGACCCGGCGCTGACCGTGCCGAACGGCCGCAAGGCGGCGGTCTACCTGCTGCGCAACGGCGGCGCCGCCGTCAAGAACGCCGCCCGTGCGGCGCTGAGCGGCTCGGACGACGACGTCGTCACGTTCGTGCGCAGCGGCCTCGCCGTCGCGCAGGAGTCCGACGACCGCGCCGCCGTCTCGGCGATCGCGGCGGACCCGAACGCCCGCCCTGGCCTGCGCCAGGCGGCTCGTGACGCGCTCGCCGGCCCGTACGCCGGTGTCGCCGCGCTGCTGCGCACAGGTGACTACCCGGGCCGGGACACCGACGACCGCATCGAGGTCAACCAGCTCCTGGCGGTGGGCGGCCCGTCGACGAAGTCGGCGGCGCAGAAGGCGCTGGACGGCACCGTCGCGGACATCCGCGAGTTCCTGGCCCACGGCCGGTACGTCGCGCACCTGATCGACCTGGACGTCTACGCCACCCGGACCCTGGGCGAGGGGCCGGAGGTCGTCGCGGTCGCGCAGGGCGTGCTCGACGGACCGGACTCGGGCCTGCAGCACTACCTGGACGTCGAGCTGCCCGAGGCGCGGGCGCGTGACGCGTTCACGGCGGCGCACGTCACCAAGGTGAACGCGATGGTCGCCGAAGCGACGGCGCTGGTCTCCTGACCGCACGGCGAAGGTTGTCGGTGGTGCCCGGTACCCTCGCGAGGTGGCTCTCGCGCTGTACCGCAAGTACCGTCCGGCAACCTTCGCCGAGGTCGTCGGGCAGGAGCATGTGACCGAACCCCTCCGCACGGCGCTGTCCGCCGGGCGGATCAACCACGCCTACCTGTTCTCGGGTCCGCGCGGCTGCGGCAAGACGTCCAGCGCGCGCATCATGGCGCGCTCGCTGAACTGCGCCAAGGGCCCGACGCCGGACCCGTGCGGCGAGTGCAACTCGTGCAAGGCGCTCGCGCCGGAAGGCCCCGGCAGCGTCGACGTCACCGAGCTGGACGCGGCGAGCCACGGTGGTGTCGACGACGCCCGCGAGCTGCGGGACAAGGCGTTCTACGCGCCGGCCGAGTCGCGCTACCG
Encoded proteins:
- a CDS encoding ABC transporter ATP-binding protein yields the protein MTLELRNVAKDYTVRGRVTRALDGVDLEVRRGEFVCVVGASGSGKSTLLSLVAGLSRPTEGEIVLDGVPVTGPGPDRGLVFQAGALYPWRNVEKNVAFGLELLSLDPAERAERVDWYLAETGLDAVRKSLPRQLSGGQKQRVAIARALACEPEVLLLDEPFGALDVQTKEDMQVLIRQVWADTGTTVLMVTHDVEEAVFLGGRVVVLASDPGRIAADVEVALPAERDLAVKREPQFLELRARIEDLVREQHRGHVSRVAAVE
- a CDS encoding ABC transporter permease, coding for MTGPTQRTTPASTAEAQAAEAQEAEQRLAERQEAGRAARGGRPDWSPLPRRAGLKPSASPLFSLRTPISATARWTLAVLSFAIPLLAWIALSVSGSVDSTFLPSPVAVLKAGADMAGTGELFDDLGTTTLRVLEGFGLAVVVSVPLGILMGTFTAGQAFFEPLIGLLRYLPASAFIPLLIIWLGLGEPSKIAILFIGTVFFNTLMTADVVRGVPDSLIDVSYTLGARRGEVLRKIVVPHSLPGMIDAIRVNAAAAWNFVVVAELINSQAGLGYRIVRAQRFLQTDKIFAVLVVIGIAGLLIDVLLRLLRTRVGKWAA
- a CDS encoding roadblock/LC7 domain-containing protein gives rise to the protein MSIPAPGVSVEAQNFNWLVSRFAQHTAGAIAAIAVSADGLLIAMSSELERSNADRLAAISSAMLGLAHGVSESHPLGSPDKVIIELEHGYLLVCTISIGCSLGVLANKQASLGTIAYEMAMFANRATEVLTPGLIEELKNTVGS
- a CDS encoding ABC transporter substrate-binding protein, with product MISRPRPRLLTVLLTLLTLAGVTALSGCSDSSASGSGSKITIGFSAWPGWFPWQVAQEQGLFAKNGVNVDLKYFDNYTDSINALSSGAIDANSQTLNDTLSSVSGGAKLSIVLVNDNSTGNDKIIARDGITSIADLKGKKVAVEQGLVDHYLLLLALQSAKLTEKDIQLVNLPTDAAAAAFKSGQVDAVAAFAPFTSTALERPGSRAISSSAEFPGAIPDHLVTSQKLVKDHPKDVQALVNTWFETLTWIKNNKDAAVKIMAKRGGVSEADYKTYDAGTTIFTRQQNIDAFTPGVTAQHLDFQANKIIDFIVATGLAQQRPSLDGLFEDQFVKASPQ
- a CDS encoding nitrate- and nitrite sensing domain-containing protein, with amino-acid sequence MRHGRPTAKRAGGGGFLARLGIRGKLNLLLLPPLIAVVLVSVPFVLTQANSAGAAAQSAAVARHAQQLGGLMWQLQRERLLTGAYVATPSASPDQVLQQQKVVDATVAEVRGALGDDAPDELSAALTRIGSLAELRQNAIRRGVALDSVARTYNAVVDAVIDSLRLVPQLTDDAEGARELTALDALLRANEENSLRAMALIVTAVSPEAGRSILDDATQQAPIFVDRFVKQGDDGDDAQRSAQVVQIEQSDAGRRVDELAAEVDKPRDAAGTTQYVADVLSAADAHAGQRKLVQERAISEISDSATGRADSATQLAWTVGLGAGALFLLVAFLAVAVSRSIAGPLRQLTTAATSVADLAGTELVRVTDTEEAEEQVPRLATIDVVSEDELGKLAAAFNRVQTTAAELVERQALTRRNTSLMFANVAKRTQNLVGRQLALIDEVERNEQDTRLLASLYRLDHLSTRLRRNADNLLVVSGTRDETRIAGPIELSTALRSALAEIEDYQRVKLGVVAEILLSSALGADLVLVFAELLENATSFSPPGSMVEVDTMFLADGACLVSIVDHGIGMTAEKLAEENQRLVERERLELAPTSVLGLFVVGRLARRHELGVELLATPTTGGVTARLTIPPSLFSHRTELRPKNEPAPVIPAQAVSSPLPAGRHAAPAPTFTSDESFRPPVPEPARDRPVELPAPAIPALLGPGNGFRWFRELEPVWPDAEPDDRAAEAPEPAVVAAAATEATEAFSESRGGLRRRVRGAQLPSPGTSAPVSDDSKPRHDPEATKAAMDGFASAFAKAAEVSTPPTGTFAKAAEVSALTADPAPASPTVVTAPVSPLPVRVPVDASPVATAPITAAAQSRDGLVRRVPGAQLAPGLRKQSAGRPLARAVVNRTKRDPAAERAAFDAFSAGLAKAEDITADSPPQGVVAGRVMERGEESRK
- a CDS encoding DUF742 domain-containing protein; translation: MTEEPSLLRPYLMTSGRAQPVDQSLEIEAQVMTSRLGAASHPKLTFERQEIVSLCRNTMSVAEVAAMLGLHIGVARVLVADLAELGYVVVRRPGNHNSHDLGMIERVIRGLEAIH
- a CDS encoding glycosyltransferase family 39 protein, which encodes MAALLLGTGLLYLWDLAKTGWGNDFYAMAVQAGTWSWKALFFGSLDPGNVVTVDKPPFSLWLMGLSGRLFGLSSWSLLVPDALAGVASVGLLYLAVRRLSGPGAGLLAGAGLALTPVAALMFRYDNPDAFLVLLLVAGGYCVVRALEHASTKWLVLAGVAIGFGFLDKMLQAFLVLPAFVLAYAVAAPTSLGRRVAQLCAAAGAVVVSAGWWILAVALWPVADRPYISGSTDNTVLELAFGYNGLGRIFGEGRGGGGARTFTPPAGIELPAGGRGGFGGFGGQAGLTRLFGGEFGGEASWLLPAAVIGLVAGLWFTRRAPRTDRTRAALLLWGGWLVVSALVFSYMSGIIHPYYTVALAPGVAATLAISARELWRGRANFAARAVLAVMVAVTAVWAFILLSRTPDWQPWIRYTLLLAGAATVAGLLFGADRVRRLGPVVAVLGLCAALLGTASFTVVTAATAHSGGTPSSGPAAAGGRGPRGGGFGEGRTDPAVIDLLKGTTTKWAAAQSGAMQSAGLALASGRPVLAIGGFSGSDPAPTLQQFRQYVADGDIRYYVAGGRGGFGGGRGTAAEIQAWVEQNFASSTVGGTTVYDLTKSVV